A portion of the Sphingobacterium spiritivorum genome contains these proteins:
- a CDS encoding SPOR domain-containing protein: MKNKVFNMYKKGLILFFLMFGFAVFAKAQQSGRVEVFKDSLISVLQAYRLEEGINPSLEKKTVSIGKTSVVDKSKMKRVKVRGFRVQIFSGASRNEAYAEQGRFKNLYKEYEAYVNYDEPNYRVKVGDFTSRSEANNLMRILRSQFDNVFVFTEDVYVYR, encoded by the coding sequence TTGAAGAATAAAGTATTCAATATGTATAAAAAGGGATTAATACTATTTTTTTTGATGTTTGGATTTGCCGTGTTTGCAAAAGCTCAGCAATCAGGACGGGTTGAGGTGTTCAAGGACTCCCTGATCTCGGTTCTGCAAGCCTACAGATTGGAAGAAGGTATTAATCCCTCTCTTGAAAAAAAGACCGTTTCTATAGGAAAAACCTCCGTAGTGGATAAGTCCAAGATGAAGCGTGTCAAAGTTCGGGGATTCAGAGTACAGATCTTTTCCGGAGCAAGCCGTAATGAGGCATATGCTGAACAGGGAAGATTCAAAAACCTATATAAAGAGTATGAGGCTTATGTCAATTATGATGAGCCGAACTACCGTGTAAAAGTGGGAGACTTTACAAGTCGCTCAGAAGCAAACAATCTGATGCGTATTTTAAGGTCTCAGTTTGATAATGTATTCGTCTTTACAGAAGACGTGTATGTCTATCGTTAA
- a CDS encoding M20 family metallopeptidase: MTISKEQVQQLAEEFLNDIIAIRRHLHQHPELSFEEYNTSAFIQDQLRQLDIPFTTMANTGVVALVKGDLPGEEVIALRADIDALPIQEVEGRSYGSSNQGVMHACGHDAHTSSLLGVARILHRLKSTFSGTVKLIFQPGEERLPGGASLMIKEGVLHNPEPKSIIGQHVMPFIETGKVGFREGKYMASCDELFMTVKGRGGHGAHPHQNIDPIVITAHIITALQQIVSRMADPRTPTVLSWGKVQANGATNIVPNEVYLEGTFRTFDEKWRAEAHEKMVKMAVGIAESMDAVCDFEVRKGYPFLINDELTTRQARLLAEDYLGKENVVDLDLWPAAEDFSYYSQETDACFYRLGTANASRGITSAVHTPTFDIDEQSLRTGMGLMAYIALRKLGN, from the coding sequence ATGACAATTTCAAAGGAACAGGTACAACAACTGGCAGAAGAGTTTTTAAATGATATTATAGCTATCAGAAGACATCTGCATCAGCATCCTGAACTTTCCTTTGAAGAATACAATACCTCTGCTTTCATACAGGATCAGTTAAGACAGCTTGATATTCCGTTTACAACAATGGCCAATACAGGAGTAGTGGCATTAGTAAAAGGAGATCTTCCCGGAGAAGAGGTAATTGCTCTTCGGGCGGATATCGATGCTTTACCGATTCAGGAAGTAGAAGGCAGGTCATACGGTTCCTCTAATCAGGGGGTAATGCATGCCTGCGGTCATGACGCTCATACATCCTCATTGCTGGGCGTTGCCAGAATCCTTCATCGTCTCAAATCTACTTTTTCAGGCACAGTCAAACTGATCTTTCAACCTGGAGAAGAACGTCTTCCCGGCGGAGCATCACTGATGATCAAAGAAGGAGTATTACATAATCCGGAGCCTAAATCTATCATCGGCCAACATGTAATGCCTTTTATAGAGACCGGGAAAGTCGGTTTCAGGGAAGGCAAGTATATGGCTTCCTGTGATGAGCTGTTTATGACTGTCAAGGGCAGGGGCGGGCATGGAGCACATCCTCACCAGAATATAGATCCTATTGTCATAACTGCACATATCATTACCGCTTTACAGCAGATTGTAAGCCGTATGGCAGATCCGCGTACACCGACAGTATTATCCTGGGGTAAGGTACAGGCAAATGGTGCAACAAATATAGTTCCTAATGAAGTATATCTGGAAGGAACGTTCAGAACCTTCGATGAAAAATGGCGTGCAGAAGCACATGAAAAAATGGTTAAGATGGCCGTAGGCATAGCCGAAAGCATGGATGCTGTCTGTGATTTTGAAGTGCGTAAAGGTTATCCTTTCTTAATTAATGATGAATTAACGACACGTCAGGCCAGATTGCTGGCAGAAGATTATCTGGGCAAAGAAAACGTTGTTGATCTGGATCTGTGGCCTGCAGCCGAAGATTTTTCATATTATTCTCAGGAAACAGACGCCTGTTTCTATAGATTGGGAACAGCAAATGCATCCCGTGGAATTACCTCGGCGGTACATACACCGACATTTGATATTGATGAGCAATCATTACGAACAGGTATGGGGCTGATGGCTTATATCGCACTTCGTAAATTAGGAAATTAA
- a CDS encoding thiamine diphosphokinase has translation MSSHHIVRENQEPALLIDVLDAIDEESLGQLLEWSPTLISSDASYDALESLGIKVDILFLHDSVYDIDIQEHTRIFPVEQSYISSALQYLVENGHRAVNVITDHIPFELLLYYADKLDMVIISTTKRTVLVKSPYEKWKPQGEVLRVIGSDQIRTSGLTAIGDNRYKTSVEGFFKIEFEQPTYLFIEEER, from the coding sequence ATGTCTTCTCACCACATCGTTCGTGAAAATCAAGAACCGGCTTTATTGATTGATGTGCTCGACGCTATCGATGAAGAGTCCCTGGGCCAGTTACTGGAATGGAGCCCTACCCTTATCAGCAGTGATGCAAGCTATGATGCGCTCGAAAGTCTGGGTATTAAGGTAGATATACTTTTTCTTCATGATTCCGTGTATGATATAGATATACAGGAACACACCCGAATATTTCCAGTAGAACAATCCTATATAAGCAGCGCACTGCAGTATCTTGTCGAAAACGGACATCGCGCCGTCAATGTAATTACTGATCATATCCCGTTTGAGTTATTGCTTTACTATGCAGACAAGCTGGATATGGTGATTATATCCACCACGAAAAGAACCGTTCTGGTAAAATCTCCCTATGAAAAGTGGAAACCACAGGGAGAGGTATTACGCGTTATCGGTTCGGATCAAATTCGTACATCCGGATTAACAGCAATAGGAGATAATCGATATAAGACTTCTGTGGAAGGATTTTTTAAGATAGAATTTGAGCAACCTACATATCTGTTTATAGAAGAAGAACGATGA
- a CDS encoding GNAT family N-acetyltransferase, translating to MSITIHKATEQEAETIAQIGRASYYTTYPEILSADQIEFMLEKSYTASAIRQSMKDGHLFYILYDDKEEQGFLSVRLKPQDNAVLRIEKLYLLAVAQKKGFGKRLISFAEEEGARFGCKVLELNVNRNNPAYHFYKKEGFHVSEEVDIPYFGYVLDDYVMQRLLP from the coding sequence ATGAGTATTACCATTCATAAAGCAACGGAGCAGGAAGCGGAAACTATTGCTCAAATTGGCCGGGCAAGTTATTATACTACATACCCTGAAATTTTATCAGCCGATCAGATTGAATTTATGCTGGAGAAGAGTTACACAGCATCTGCTATCAGGCAATCAATGAAAGACGGACATTTGTTTTATATCCTGTATGATGATAAAGAGGAACAAGGCTTTTTATCTGTCAGACTGAAACCTCAGGATAATGCTGTCTTGCGCATAGAAAAACTTTATTTACTTGCTGTTGCGCAAAAAAAAGGTTTCGGAAAGAGACTTATTTCATTTGCTGAAGAGGAGGGTGCGCGGTTTGGCTGTAAAGTGTTGGAACTTAATGTAAACCGGAATAATCCGGCTTACCATTTTTATAAAAAAGAGGGATTCCACGTATCCGAAGAAGTAGATATCCCTTATTTTGGTTATGTGCTGGATGATTACGTCATGCAGCGTTTACTCCCGTAA
- a CDS encoding M28 family metallopeptidase: protein MNRINALFCGLFVCASLNSTAQKSTSPVVDNAYITTILNTLASDEMRGRSALTKDIEKAADYIAGEFQSIGLEPYAEKNYRQTFQVQKISPSIPKVSIDQTTISPENVLILSRVKDLYLDAKSGAKVLKIEAGSDFSEEFRKIVQSGIQNAIVQVDPSFKDLFKRFQKIYGKESLVAEGNAVFTNSFVFILGHQISDNYQIELKNNYETIPMFNVAGIIPGKSKANEFVIFSGHYDHIGILVPEGQDSIANGADDDASGVTAMIALAKHFKKVNKNERTLIFVAFTGEELGMYGSTYFSKHINPDQVTAMINMEMIGKDSKFGPNTMYITGYNQSNLGELMQQNLKGSKFKFYPDPYPQQNLFYRSDNAVLAAQGVPAHSFSTSQMDQDTYYHTVKDEVSTLNIENIKASIEAIAIGITGIVNGKQTPSRVEKLRE from the coding sequence ATGAACAGAATTAATGCCTTATTTTGTGGTTTGTTCGTATGTGCCAGTCTGAACAGTACCGCGCAGAAATCCACAAGTCCTGTCGTAGATAACGCTTATATTACCACCATCCTGAATACACTGGCTTCGGACGAGATGCGGGGACGTTCGGCCCTGACAAAAGACATCGAGAAAGCAGCAGATTATATCGCCGGTGAATTTCAAAGTATAGGTCTTGAACCTTATGCGGAAAAAAACTACCGTCAGACTTTTCAGGTACAAAAAATTAGTCCGTCCATTCCAAAAGTTTCTATTGATCAGACTACTATCTCCCCAGAAAATGTACTGATCCTGAGTCGTGTAAAAGACTTGTATCTGGATGCAAAAAGTGGCGCAAAAGTGCTAAAGATAGAGGCTGGAAGTGATTTTTCAGAAGAATTTAGAAAAATTGTCCAAAGTGGAATTCAAAATGCTATCGTTCAGGTAGATCCCTCTTTTAAGGATCTGTTCAAACGTTTTCAAAAGATATATGGAAAAGAAAGTCTGGTTGCAGAGGGCAATGCGGTCTTCACGAATAGTTTTGTCTTTATTCTGGGACATCAGATCTCAGATAACTATCAGATAGAATTAAAGAACAATTATGAGACTATACCAATGTTCAATGTGGCGGGTATAATTCCGGGAAAATCCAAAGCAAACGAGTTTGTTATCTTTTCAGGCCACTATGACCATATTGGCATTCTGGTTCCCGAAGGACAGGATTCTATTGCCAATGGTGCTGACGATGATGCCTCTGGTGTAACAGCGATGATTGCTTTAGCAAAGCATTTTAAAAAGGTAAATAAGAATGAAAGAACTCTCATTTTCGTGGCCTTCACCGGAGAAGAGCTTGGTATGTACGGTTCCACTTATTTTTCCAAACACATTAATCCGGATCAGGTCACAGCCATGATCAATATGGAAATGATTGGGAAAGATTCCAAATTCGGCCCCAATACAATGTACATTACGGGTTATAATCAATCCAATCTCGGAGAATTGATGCAGCAAAATCTGAAAGGCTCTAAATTTAAATTTTATCCGGATCCCTATCCGCAGCAGAATCTCTTCTACAGAAGTGATAATGCGGTCTTGGCGGCACAAGGTGTACCTGCTCACTCTTTTTCAACCAGTCAGATGGATCAGGATACATACTACCATACTGTAAAAGATGAAGTAAGCACACTGAATATCGAAAATATTAAAGCCAGTATAGAGGCAATTGCTATTGGTATAACTGGTATCGTCAACGGTAAACAGACACCATCAAGGGTAGAGAAATTACGGGAGTAA
- a CDS encoding rhodanese-like domain-containing protein has protein sequence MKEVSVAELKQKIDNNEDFQLIDVREPFEYEVSNLGGLNIPLAGIVIEAEKIAKDKPVIFQCRSGKRSAQAVMLLEQQGFDNLANLKGGILAWKEEIDPELDVY, from the coding sequence ATGAAAGAAGTATCCGTTGCTGAATTAAAGCAAAAAATCGATAATAATGAGGATTTTCAACTAATAGATGTCCGCGAACCCTTTGAGTATGAGGTGTCTAATCTTGGTGGACTTAATATTCCTTTGGCGGGTATTGTTATTGAAGCTGAAAAAATTGCGAAGGACAAGCCTGTTATTTTCCAGTGTCGTAGTGGCAAACGCAGTGCACAAGCCGTAATGCTTCTTGAGCAGCAAGGCTTTGATAATCTGGCAAACCTTAAGGGAGGTATTCTGGCCTGGAAAGAAGAAATCGATCCTGAGCTGGACGTTTATTAG
- a CDS encoding DUF6358 family protein, whose protein sequence is MKKEIIYNVGLNVGMMLLIMIGYTAYKSGNALIFGLSIALGVVLIYLKIVLLKQVRRKTRTPQQVPLKTTTTTKKKKKRA, encoded by the coding sequence ATGAAAAAAGAGATTATTTATAATGTAGGCCTGAATGTGGGAATGATGCTGCTTATCATGATCGGGTATACAGCCTACAAGAGTGGGAATGCATTGATTTTCGGATTGTCTATTGCGCTGGGAGTCGTACTGATCTACCTGAAAATTGTGTTGCTGAAACAGGTCCGAAGAAAGACAAGGACACCTCAGCAGGTTCCGTTGAAGACCACGACAACAACAAAGAAGAAAAAAAAACGGGCTTAA
- the gcvT gene encoding glycine cleavage system aminomethyltransferase GcvT — MSKNTALTEHHIALGAKMVPFAGFNMPVQYSGINDEHETVRNGVGVFDVSHMGEFILKGDNVLDLLQKVSSNDVSKLYDGKVQYGYLPNENGGIVDDFLTYRIDEKTYFLVVNASNIEKDWNWISKYNTYGVEMKDISDQTSLFAVQGPKAAEALQSLTDIELAPMEYYTFAKGTFAGVDNVLVSATGYTGAGGFEIYVANEDAQKVWDAIFEAGAAYGIKPIGLGARDTLRLEMGFCLYGNDIDDNTSPLAAGLGWVTKFTKDFVNSANLKAEKEAGVKQKLVGFEMIDRGIPRHDYEIVDADGNVIGRVTSGTQSPSLKKSVGLGYVDQAFAKEGTEIFIHIRNQKIKAKVAKPPFVK; from the coding sequence ATGTCTAAAAATACAGCTCTTACGGAGCATCACATTGCGTTGGGCGCAAAAATGGTCCCTTTCGCGGGATTCAATATGCCGGTTCAATATTCTGGGATTAATGACGAACATGAAACGGTACGCAACGGTGTTGGCGTGTTTGATGTAAGTCATATGGGTGAATTTATTTTAAAGGGAGACAATGTGCTGGATTTACTTCAGAAAGTATCTTCAAACGATGTATCCAAATTATATGACGGAAAAGTACAATACGGATATCTTCCGAATGAAAATGGAGGTATCGTAGATGACTTCCTGACTTACCGTATTGATGAAAAGACTTATTTCCTTGTTGTCAATGCATCCAATATAGAAAAAGATTGGAACTGGATCAGCAAATACAATACATATGGTGTAGAGATGAAAGATATCTCTGATCAGACTTCATTATTTGCAGTTCAGGGTCCTAAGGCTGCCGAAGCTTTACAGTCACTTACTGATATAGAGCTTGCTCCAATGGAATATTACACTTTTGCTAAAGGTACTTTTGCAGGTGTAGACAATGTATTGGTGTCAGCAACAGGATACACCGGAGCCGGTGGTTTTGAAATTTATGTTGCTAATGAGGATGCACAGAAAGTATGGGATGCCATATTTGAAGCAGGAGCAGCTTATGGCATTAAACCAATAGGTTTAGGTGCAAGAGACACACTTCGTCTGGAAATGGGCTTTTGCCTGTATGGTAATGATATCGATGATAACACTTCGCCATTAGCTGCAGGATTGGGCTGGGTAACGAAATTCACAAAGGATTTTGTAAATTCTGCTAATCTGAAAGCCGAAAAAGAAGCCGGAGTAAAACAAAAATTAGTAGGTTTTGAAATGATTGACCGCGGTATTCCCCGTCACGACTATGAAATAGTAGATGCAGACGGAAATGTTATCGGTCGTGTTACTTCCGGAACGCAGTCACCATCACTGAAAAAGTCTGTCGGATTAGGCTATGTTGATCAGGCTTTTGCTAAAGAAGGTACAGAAATCTTTATCCACATCCGCAATCAGAAGATTAAAGCTAAAGTGGCAAAACCGCCATTTGTAAAATAA
- a CDS encoding DUF6929 family protein, translating into MNTFILEVFCKIIGISAASGLVYNQSHLYLIADNSHYIYDYLPEKNQLQKFPLTSSEILGENVIKKEKADIEAISLYNNTLFLYGSGSTVKRNRGFEVFPDKSFNVNSVDLTALYARLQKAANIAEADFNIEGAIVEKDRILIFNRGNGPQKRNVVFQINRKQPEKEILWKDIALPAIKTISTGFTDAIIHQGQIYFIAAAEDSNSNYHDGEIGGSLIGVMDADTFEIKNTLEISTTHKIEGITFYGEDQKSVQFLLCEDRDNDENESIIYKLTLPK; encoded by the coding sequence ATGAATACATTTATCTTAGAGGTTTTCTGTAAAATAATCGGCATCAGCGCAGCTTCCGGATTAGTATACAATCAGTCCCATCTGTATCTGATAGCTGATAACAGCCATTACATATATGACTATCTTCCCGAAAAAAATCAACTTCAGAAGTTTCCCCTGACTTCTTCCGAAATACTGGGAGAAAATGTTATTAAAAAAGAAAAAGCAGACATTGAGGCAATCAGTCTGTATAACAATACATTATTTCTATATGGCTCCGGTTCGACAGTGAAACGGAACAGGGGCTTTGAGGTCTTCCCGGATAAATCTTTCAATGTAAATTCGGTGGATCTGACAGCCCTTTATGCAAGGTTGCAGAAGGCCGCAAACATTGCGGAGGCTGATTTCAATATTGAAGGTGCTATTGTAGAAAAGGACCGCATTCTCATATTCAACAGAGGAAACGGACCTCAGAAGCGCAATGTTGTTTTCCAAATCAACCGAAAGCAGCCGGAAAAGGAAATTCTGTGGAAGGATATTGCTCTGCCTGCCATCAAGACGATCAGCACTGGTTTTACAGATGCCATCATACACCAGGGTCAGATCTATTTTATTGCTGCAGCAGAAGACTCCAATTCCAATTATCATGACGGAGAGATCGGAGGGTCGCTCATCGGAGTAATGGATGCAGACACATTTGAAATAAAGAATACTCTCGAGATTTCTACAACACATAAGATCGAGGGCATTACTTTTTATGGAGAAGATCAGAAGTCTGTTCAATTTCTGCTTTGTGAGGATCGTGATAATGACGAAAACGAGTCTATCATATATAAACTCACCTTGCCCAAGTAA
- a CDS encoding pseudouridine synthase, translating to MLDILYQDQEIIAINKPHGLLVHRSPIARDASEFALQLLRDQLQQRVYPAHRLDRKTGGILLFSLTKEMDKSLQLLFQERKMHKSYLAIVRGYTEDNGQIDYPLRKENGEEQEAFTDYKTLSRTEIDLPTGNFPTSRYSLVEANPETGRMHQLRKHFAHIFHPILGDRPHGCNKQNKLWKERFEMDTMMLHASQLSFEHPSTGSTVYIKAPLQPEFERVLSILKLESPNL from the coding sequence ATGCTGGATATTCTATATCAGGATCAGGAGATTATCGCTATAAATAAACCACATGGTTTGCTGGTGCATCGTTCGCCTATAGCCCGGGACGCTTCTGAATTTGCGCTGCAACTCCTTCGTGATCAGCTGCAGCAACGCGTATATCCTGCTCACAGACTGGACCGCAAAACAGGAGGCATATTGTTATTCTCTCTTACGAAGGAGATGGACAAGTCATTGCAACTCCTGTTTCAGGAACGAAAAATGCATAAGTCTTATCTGGCAATAGTAAGAGGATATACAGAAGATAACGGTCAGATAGACTACCCGTTGAGAAAAGAGAATGGAGAAGAACAAGAGGCTTTTACAGATTATAAGACATTGTCACGGACTGAAATTGATCTTCCTACAGGTAACTTCCCGACTTCCAGATATTCTCTTGTAGAAGCCAATCCGGAGACGGGACGCATGCATCAATTGCGAAAACATTTTGCTCACATTTTTCATCCTATACTGGGCGACCGCCCTCATGGTTGTAATAAGCAAAACAAATTGTGGAAGGAACGTTTCGAAATGGACACCATGATGCTTCATGCATCACAGCTATCTTTTGAACATCCATCAACAGGAAGTACGGTATACATAAAAGCACCTTTACAGCCGGAGTTTGAAAGGGTATTATCTATTTTAAAATTAGAGTCACCAAATCTTTAG
- a CDS encoding DUF4359 domain-containing protein, translating into MKNKSRYIALVLIIIMITAFLTNPPREKHEEIIRDKAKQILKEQLSYKHQDAFDFGMQLFGDQMINQFMKGSVQIDNYYLFSTTKVRWENKQTVIGIGAFGKVWLSSKIDEKITDIIKVLKKI; encoded by the coding sequence ATGAAAAATAAAAGCAGATATATAGCACTTGTGCTGATCATTATCATGATCACCGCATTCTTAACAAATCCTCCGCGTGAAAAACACGAAGAGATTATACGGGACAAAGCAAAGCAAATCTTAAAAGAGCAGCTAAGTTACAAACATCAGGATGCATTTGATTTTGGGATGCAGTTGTTTGGAGACCAGATGATCAATCAGTTTATGAAGGGAAGCGTACAGATAGACAATTATTATTTATTCTCGACAACAAAGGTTCGCTGGGAAAATAAACAAACCGTGATCGGTATTGGTGCCTTCGGAAAAGTATGGTTAAGCAGTAAGATAGACGAAAAAATAACGGATATCATCAAAGTTCTTAAAAAAATATAA
- a CDS encoding DUF4112 domain-containing protein — protein sequence MPKILLPEEKELRLKQDFAWVERVSWILDNKFKIGGVRFGLDPLLNLIPFAGNLVTFSTSLMLVMVMWRNGVSSKAVVKMLINIMIDAILGAIPFLGNIFDFFKKSNQRNVEILREHYYEGKHQGSGVWLVAAVLGILLLICGIMIFILWQLTGWIYHLIF from the coding sequence ATGCCAAAAATTCTATTGCCCGAAGAAAAAGAACTCCGCTTAAAGCAGGATTTTGCCTGGGTAGAAAGAGTATCCTGGATACTGGACAACAAATTTAAGATTGGCGGGGTTCGGTTCGGACTAGATCCTCTTCTTAATCTGATCCCATTTGCAGGCAATCTGGTTACCTTTTCGACATCACTGATGCTGGTCATGGTGATGTGGAGGAACGGGGTAAGTTCTAAAGCGGTGGTCAAGATGTTGATCAATATTATGATTGATGCAATATTGGGTGCCATTCCGTTTTTAGGAAATATCTTTGACTTTTTTAAGAAATCCAATCAGCGCAATGTGGAAATCTTGAGGGAACATTATTATGAAGGAAAGCATCAGGGATCTGGAGTCTGGTTAGTGGCAGCAGTATTGGGTATACTCCTGTTGATTTGCGGGATTATGATTTTCATTCTTTGGCAACTTACCGGCTGGATCTATCACCTTATCTTTTAA
- a CDS encoding SIMPL domain-containing protein yields the protein MKKIILGILILGIMGTTYAQQQVTDNLRKVSTKGKAEKEVTPDIIYLSVSLKEYYLDGNTKKKVTIETLEKQLFDAAIANGIKKEDFTIQNIWSYNNNDAKKKKNSELLQSRQYRLKVTDLSKLNSLFDDVDAKGLQNTSINEYDYSGKKELEKQLKTEAVNDAKSNATILAAAAGDKVGKVLIINDNTSFNFANYAPSVRTMSFKSADVMGGAPEQESLDIDIKPIKIYMEIDAIFELL from the coding sequence ATGAAGAAAATAATATTAGGTATTTTAATTCTAGGAATTATGGGAACCACGTACGCACAACAACAAGTTACAGACAATCTACGCAAGGTATCAACAAAAGGAAAAGCTGAAAAAGAAGTCACACCGGACATTATTTATCTTTCTGTATCTTTAAAAGAGTACTACCTGGACGGAAATACCAAAAAGAAAGTAACTATTGAAACACTGGAGAAACAATTGTTTGATGCTGCTATAGCTAATGGAATCAAAAAAGAAGATTTCACCATTCAGAATATTTGGAGCTACAACAATAACGACGCTAAGAAAAAGAAAAACTCAGAATTACTGCAGTCACGTCAGTATCGTCTGAAAGTAACGGACCTTTCCAAACTGAACAGTCTGTTTGATGATGTCGATGCTAAAGGGCTTCAAAATACATCTATCAATGAATATGACTATTCCGGAAAGAAAGAACTGGAGAAACAATTAAAAACAGAAGCTGTTAATGATGCGAAAAGCAATGCAACAATCTTAGCTGCAGCTGCAGGCGATAAAGTTGGTAAAGTATTAATCATCAATGACAATACGAGCTTCAATTTTGCTAATTATGCGCCGAGTGTACGCACTATGTCATTCAAATCTGCGGATGTAATGGGCGGAGCACCGGAACAGGAAAGTCTGGACATAGATATCAAACCTATCAAAATATATATGGAGATAGATGCGATATTTGAATTATTATAA